From the genome of Opisthocomus hoazin isolate bOpiHoa1 chromosome 8, bOpiHoa1.hap1, whole genome shotgun sequence, one region includes:
- the RANGAP1 gene encoding ran GTPase-activating protein 1, which translates to MASEDITKLAESLAKTKVGGGQLSFKGQSLKLNTAEDAEEVIKQIEEFDGLEALRLEGNTVGVEAAKVIAKALEKKSELKRCHWSDMFTGRLRSEIPPALISLGDALITAGAQLVELDLSDNAFGPDGVRGFEALLKSPACYTLQELKLNNCGMGIGGGKILAAALKECHRKSSAQGKPLALKVFVAGRNRLENDGATALAEAFGIIGTLEEVHMPQNGINHPGITALAQAFAINPLLRVINLNDNTFTEKGAVAMAETLKALRQIEVINFGDCLVRSKGAVAIADAVKEGLHKLKELNLSFCEIKRDAALTVAEAIEDKAELEKLDLNGNCLGEEGCEQLQEILEGFNMAAVLGSLSDDEGEEEDDEEEEEEDEEEEEEEEEEEQQQLKERGQEEQESLTPKKIIDSQDSTPVPSPPVDVATFLAFPSPEKLLRLGPKCSVLIAQQTDTSDVEKVVTALLRISSVFKDEAPVKTAVHETTDALMRKAFTSATFNSDAFITSLLIHMGLLKSEEKIKAVPSLYGILMTLNHMVQQDYFPKSLAPVLSAFVTKPNRALDSCSFARHMLLETLHQL; encoded by the exons ATGGCATCAGAAGACATCACTAAGCTTGCGGAGTCACTTGCCAAAACCAAAGTGGGTGGTGGACAGTTGAGCTTCAAAGGCCAGAGCCTTAAACTCAATACAGCTGAAGATG CTGAAGAAGTGATCAAGCAAATTGAGGAATTTGATGGCCTAGAAGCATTGCGCCTGGAAGGTAACACAGTGGGTGTGGAGGCAGCAAAGGTCATCGCCAAAGCCTTGGAGAAGAAATCGGAGCTTAAG AGATGTCATTGGAGTGACATGTTCACAGGGAGACTAAGGTCTGAGATCCCTCCTGCTTTG ATCTCTTTGGGGGATGCACTCATCACTGCTGGAGCCCAGCTGGTGGAGCTGGACCTGAGTGACAATGCCTTTGGGCCAGATGGTGTGCGTGGCTTTGAGGCGCTGCTGAAGAGCCCTGCATGCTACACACTACAGGAACTCAAGCTCAATAACTGTGGCATGGGCATTGGTGGTGGCAAG ATATTGGCAGCTGCTCTGAAAGAGTGTCACAGGAAATCAAGTGCCCAGGGCAAGCCTCTTGCTTTGAAAGTATTTGTGGCTGGCAGAAATCGTCTGGAGAATGATGGTGCCACTGCGCTGGCTGAAGCCTTTGGG ATCATTGGCACTCTAGAAGAGGTTCATATGCCACAGAATGGAATTAACCATCCTGGCATCACGGCACTGGCCCAGGCCTTTGCTATCAACCCACTGCTTAGGGTTATAAACTTGAATGACAACACCTTCACAGAGAAAGGAGCTGTGGCCATGGCAGAG ACTCTGAAGGCTCTTCGGCAGATTGAAGTGATCAACTTTGGAGACTGCCTAGTGCGTTCAAAGGGTGCTGTTGCTATTGCTGATGCTGTTAAAGAAGGGCTGCATAAATTGAAG GAACTAAATTTGTCCTTCTGTGAGATCAAACGAGATGCTGCCCTGACTGTTGCTGAAGCTATTGAAGATAAGGCAGAGTTGGAGAAGTTGGATCTCAATG GTAACTGTCTGGGAGAAGAGGGATGTGAGCAACTTCAGGAGATCCTTGAAGGCTTCAATATGGCAGCTGTGCTGGGATCTTTGAG TGATgatgaaggggaggaggaggatgatgaagaggaggaggaggaggatgaagaggaggaagaggaagaggaggaggaagaacagcaacagctgaaggagagaggacaGGAGGAACAGGAGTCACTGACTCCTAAGAAGATAATTGATTCACAG GATTCAACTCCAGTGCCGTCTCCCCCTGTGGACGTTGCCACGTTCCTTGCTTTCCCATCACCAGAGAAGCTGCTGCGACTAGGACCAAAGTGCTCTGTGCTGATAGCTCAGCAG ACAGATACATCTGATGTAGAGAAAGTAGTTACAGCTCTCCTAAGGATATCCTCGGTCTTTAAAGATGAAGCCCCAGTGAAAACAGCAGTGCACGAAACAACAG atGCCTTGATGAGAAAAGCCTTCACTTCTGCCACATTTAATTCGGATGCATTCATCACAAGCCTCTTGATTCACATGGGACTACTTAAG AGTGAAGAGAAGATCAAAGCTGTCCCTAGCCTCTATGGTATTCTTATGACCTTGAACCATATGGTCCAGCAGGATTATTTCCCTAAATCCCtggccccagttctctcagcttttGTCACAAA ACCAAACCGTGCTCTTGACTCCTGTTCATTTGCTCGCCACATGCTCTTAGAAACCCTCCACCAGCTGTAA